A portion of the Agrobacterium tumefaciens genome contains these proteins:
- the katE gene encoding catalase → MAKTTSTSPSDKTETVTIHDQKLERGAGGELHQTAENDAPVLTTAQGGPVADDQNSLRVGPRGPLVVDDFHFREKIFHFDHERIPERVVHARGYGAHGFFETYESFSAYTKADFLQRAGEKTPAFVRFSTVAGNKGSADLARDVRGFAVKLYTQEGNWDLVGNNIPVFFIQDAIKFPDLIHAAKQEPDRAFPQAQTAHDNFWDFISLTPESMHMVMWAMSDRTIPRSFRFMEGFGVHTFRLVNAKDESTFVKFHWKPKLGLQSVAWNEAVKINGADPDFHRRDLWQAIQSGNFPEWELQVQLFDQEFADSFDFDVLDPTKIIPEEILKPQPVGRLVLDRMPDNFFAETEQVAFMTQNVPPGIDFSNDPLLQGRNFSYLDTQLKRLGGPNFTHLPINAPKCPFAHFQQDGHMAMRNPVGRVNYQPNSFGEGPRESPSRGYRHFPAEEQGIKARLRPESFADHYSQARQFYISQTPPEQRHIAAALTFELSKVETAVIRERMVSHLMNIDETLANTVAQKLGFKSMPKPADAAMPTRQDLEPSPALSIVERGPKRFEGRKLGILVTDGVDAKLLNGLMSAITKEKAVCELIAPKVGGVTASDGSWIAAHHMIDGGPSVLFDAVALLTSAEGIDDLVNEATARDFVADAFQHCKFIGYDQSALPLLEKAGIAGDLDEGTIILPGEEGLAGFVSNLGKLRVWGREPSVKLGKASPPVK, encoded by the coding sequence ATGGCCAAGACCACCTCCACATCACCAAGCGACAAGACCGAAACCGTGACGATCCATGACCAGAAGCTGGAGCGCGGTGCTGGCGGCGAGCTGCATCAGACAGCCGAAAACGACGCGCCGGTGCTGACGACCGCTCAAGGGGGGCCGGTCGCGGACGACCAGAATTCTCTAAGGGTCGGGCCGCGTGGTCCGCTCGTCGTTGATGATTTCCATTTCCGCGAAAAGATCTTCCATTTCGACCATGAGCGCATTCCCGAGCGCGTCGTGCATGCTCGCGGTTACGGCGCGCATGGCTTCTTCGAAACTTACGAGTCCTTCTCCGCATACACAAAGGCGGATTTCCTGCAGCGCGCCGGGGAAAAGACACCAGCCTTCGTCCGTTTCTCGACGGTTGCGGGCAACAAGGGCTCAGCTGACCTTGCGCGCGACGTGCGCGGTTTCGCAGTGAAGCTCTATACACAGGAAGGCAACTGGGATCTCGTCGGCAATAATATTCCTGTCTTCTTTATTCAGGACGCCATCAAGTTTCCCGACCTGATCCACGCCGCCAAGCAGGAACCTGACCGGGCTTTTCCGCAGGCGCAGACGGCCCATGACAATTTCTGGGACTTCATCAGCCTGACGCCGGAAAGCATGCACATGGTCATGTGGGCCATGTCGGATCGTACGATACCGCGGTCTTTCCGCTTTATGGAGGGTTTCGGCGTTCATACCTTCCGTCTGGTCAATGCCAAGGATGAATCGACCTTCGTCAAGTTCCACTGGAAGCCGAAGCTCGGTCTTCAATCGGTCGCCTGGAACGAGGCGGTCAAGATCAATGGCGCCGATCCCGATTTCCATCGCCGCGATCTGTGGCAGGCGATCCAGTCCGGCAATTTCCCGGAATGGGAATTGCAGGTGCAGCTCTTCGATCAGGAGTTTGCCGACAGCTTCGATTTCGACGTGCTCGATCCGACAAAGATCATCCCCGAGGAAATCCTGAAGCCGCAGCCGGTCGGACGACTGGTACTCGACCGTATGCCCGACAACTTCTTTGCCGAGACCGAGCAAGTTGCGTTCATGACGCAGAACGTGCCACCGGGTATCGACTTCAGCAATGATCCGCTGTTGCAGGGCCGCAACTTTTCCTATCTCGACACCCAGCTGAAACGCCTTGGTGGGCCAAACTTCACCCATCTGCCGATCAATGCACCGAAGTGTCCCTTCGCGCATTTCCAGCAGGATGGCCACATGGCCATGCGCAATCCTGTTGGCAGGGTGAATTACCAGCCGAACTCGTTCGGTGAAGGCCCGAGAGAGTCGCCGAGCCGGGGGTATCGTCATTTTCCGGCAGAAGAACAGGGGATCAAGGCGCGGCTGCGCCCCGAGAGCTTTGCCGACCACTACAGCCAGGCACGGCAATTCTACATCAGCCAGACCCCGCCAGAACAGCGTCATATCGCGGCAGCCCTGACATTTGAACTGAGCAAGGTGGAAACAGCCGTGATCCGCGAACGCATGGTGTCGCATCTCATGAACATCGACGAGACGCTGGCAAACACCGTCGCGCAGAAGCTGGGTTTCAAGTCCATGCCGAAGCCGGCGGACGCGGCCATGCCGACACGTCAGGATCTGGAACCCTCGCCGGCGCTCAGCATCGTCGAGCGTGGTCCGAAACGCTTCGAAGGCCGCAAGCTTGGTATACTCGTCACCGATGGTGTCGACGCCAAATTGCTGAACGGCCTGATGTCGGCGATTACCAAGGAAAAAGCTGTCTGCGAATTGATAGCCCCGAAGGTCGGTGGCGTCACCGCCTCAGACGGGAGCTGGATTGCGGCCCATCACATGATCGACGGCGGGCCATCGGTTCTCTTCGATGCAGTTGCACTGTTGACTTCTGCCGAGGGGATAGACGATCTGGTCAACGAGGCGACGGCGCGTGACTTCGTGGCCGATGCTTTCCAGCACTGCAAGTTCATCGGTTACGACCAGTCCGCGCTGCCATTGCTGGAAAAGGCCGGTATCGCAGGCGATCTTGACGAGGGCACGATTATCCTCCCAGGTGAGGAAGGCCTCGCTGGCTTCGTGTCGAACCTTGGCAAGCTGCGTGTCTGGGGACGGGAACCTTCCGTAAAACTCGGCAAGGCGTCACCGCCGGTAAAGTGA
- a CDS encoding PepSY domain-containing protein, which produces MKKLLLAAALLGASTLGAFAQTSTAPATDGSKPAVATPDTKNATAPVEGANSFTEEQANKRLMDAGYAEVTGLTLNDKGVWQAKASKDGKSVNVALDYQGNIVAN; this is translated from the coding sequence ATGAAAAAGCTTCTTTTAGCCGCCGCGCTTCTCGGCGCGTCGACCCTTGGCGCCTTCGCTCAGACGTCCACCGCTCCAGCCACCGATGGCAGCAAGCCTGCCGTCGCTACGCCAGACACCAAGAATGCGACTGCGCCTGTGGAAGGCGCAAACAGCTTTACCGAGGAACAGGCGAATAAACGCCTTATGGACGCCGGATATGCCGAAGTGACCGGTCTTACGCTCAACGACAAGGGCGTGTGGCAGGCCAAGGCCTCGAAGGACGGCAAGTCTGTAAACGTGGCGCTCGACTATCAGGGCAATATTGTCGCTAACTAG
- a CDS encoding general stress protein — MKTVTGLFDDYSDASAAVTALEQRGVPSKDISIVSNNADERHGNDSKAAEGAGTGAGIGAAVGGVGGLLTGLGIMAIPGVGPVVAAGWLAATAAGAVAGAVAGGAAGGLIGALTDAGVSEDHAHVYAEGVRRGGTLVTAKVEDSLYTDAEEVLRQSNWVDPDKRRAAYAEDGWSRFDDTLDPYEPTEIEQERLRYRR; from the coding sequence ATGAAGACCGTTACCGGACTTTTCGACGACTACTCCGATGCCAGCGCCGCCGTTACTGCACTGGAACAACGCGGCGTCCCGTCTAAAGATATCAGCATTGTTTCCAACAATGCAGACGAACGCCATGGCAATGATTCAAAAGCTGCTGAAGGCGCAGGCACGGGTGCCGGCATCGGCGCTGCTGTCGGTGGTGTTGGCGGCCTGTTGACAGGCCTTGGCATCATGGCAATTCCCGGCGTCGGACCGGTGGTTGCGGCAGGCTGGCTTGCCGCGACGGCGGCAGGCGCTGTTGCCGGTGCCGTCGCAGGCGGCGCCGCCGGCGGCCTTATCGGCGCGCTGACGGACGCCGGCGTTTCCGAAGACCATGCCCATGTTTACGCAGAAGGCGTTCGCCGGGGTGGCACGCTCGTGACCGCGAAGGTCGAGGACAGCCTTTACACGGACGCCGAAGAAGTCCTGCGCCAGTCCAACTGGGTTGATCCGGACAAGCGGCGCGCGGCCTATGCCGAAGACGGTTGGTCACGGTTTGACGACACGCTCGATCCTTATGAGCCCACTGAAATCGAACAGGAACGTCTGCGTTACAGACGCTAA
- a CDS encoding DUF72 domain-containing protein, producing MPVIATAGWSIPKTVAHRFPETGSGLSRYAAVFNGVEINSTFYRHHRPTTFERWANSVPDDFRFAVKLPREITHERRLREIGQVFKAFVGELAALDGKLGPLLCQLPPNLTFDVSDAEAALDAMRQTFSGMLVLEPRHTSWATHSAQEVLQRYAIDRVLADPAPVWPASDFSEPPKYVRLHGAPRIYYSDYSAAEILSFRKRLSAESWCVFDNTASGAAIKNALAMLDDCATTKRCAD from the coding sequence GTGCCGGTCATTGCAACAGCTGGATGGTCGATCCCCAAGACTGTGGCGCACCGTTTTCCCGAAACGGGAAGTGGGCTTAGCCGATATGCTGCCGTATTCAACGGCGTCGAGATCAACTCCACCTTTTATCGCCACCACCGGCCAACGACGTTCGAGCGTTGGGCAAATTCGGTGCCCGATGACTTCCGCTTCGCCGTGAAGCTGCCGCGCGAGATCACGCATGAGCGCCGGTTGCGGGAAATCGGACAAGTCTTCAAGGCATTTGTTGGGGAACTTGCGGCGCTGGATGGCAAGCTTGGACCCTTATTGTGCCAGTTGCCACCCAATCTCACATTTGATGTCTCCGACGCGGAGGCCGCGTTAGACGCTATGCGTCAGACCTTTTCCGGCATGCTCGTACTCGAACCGCGTCACACAAGTTGGGCTACGCATTCAGCGCAAGAGGTTCTGCAACGCTATGCCATTGATCGTGTGCTGGCCGATCCTGCACCGGTCTGGCCGGCCAGTGATTTCTCCGAGCCGCCCAAATATGTCCGGCTCCACGGCGCTCCCCGGATTTATTATTCCGACTACAGCGCCGCCGAAATCCTCTCGTTTAGAAAACGCCTTTCCGCCGAATCCTGGTGCGTTTTCGACAATACCGCCTCCGGTGCCGCAATAAAGAACGCGCTTGCAATGCTCGATGATTGCGCAACCACTAAACGGTGCGCAGACTGA
- a CDS encoding anti-sigma factor, producing the protein MTTSENSEGMHSRDEILAGEYVLGVLPFEKRREVERRMQDDRVFAQLVHRWESEFSDFNVDYEEQAPSAAILARIEERLFGSKTSNANGSLWSSASFWRWISVATSAAAVAAIVYAAFPEKWQGTAPLVAELSTTDSQVNLLASYDAETGRMHIIPVATGKADEKSLELWLVMDGGKTRSLGVFQPGTNGDLIIPADMRNNISEGTTFAISVEPFGGSPTGQATGPVIAIGTARRQL; encoded by the coding sequence ATGACAACGAGCGAAAACAGCGAGGGCATGCATTCGCGCGACGAAATCCTCGCTGGCGAATATGTGCTCGGCGTGCTGCCGTTTGAAAAGCGTCGTGAGGTCGAGCGGCGCATGCAGGACGACAGGGTCTTCGCGCAGCTGGTCCACCGTTGGGAAAGCGAATTTTCAGACTTCAACGTGGATTACGAAGAACAGGCGCCGAGTGCGGCCATTCTCGCCCGCATTGAAGAACGCCTGTTCGGCAGCAAGACCAGCAACGCCAATGGCAGCCTGTGGAGTTCCGCATCCTTCTGGCGATGGATATCTGTCGCCACGAGCGCGGCTGCCGTGGCAGCGATCGTTTACGCCGCATTTCCCGAAAAATGGCAGGGCACAGCTCCGCTGGTAGCCGAACTTTCGACAACGGACAGTCAGGTCAACCTGCTTGCATCCTATGATGCAGAGACCGGCAGGATGCACATTATACCGGTTGCGACCGGCAAGGCCGATGAGAAATCACTGGAACTGTGGCTTGTGATGGATGGCGGCAAGACCCGCTCGCTCGGTGTCTTCCAGCCCGGAACGAATGGCGATCTCATTATCCCGGCGGATATGCGTAACAACATTTCGGAAGGCACGACCTTCGCGATCAGCGTGGAACCCTTCGGTGGATCACCAACTGGTCAGGCAACCGGCCCTGTTATCGCAATCGGTACCGCAAGAAGGCAGCTTTAA
- a CDS encoding sigma-70 family RNA polymerase sigma factor, translating to MQGTEIATLINRVGMGDRSAFVSLYQATSPKLYAICLKILRDRTEAEEALQEVYIKIWQRALTFAASAGTPSTWLAAIARNHAIDTIRARKPVGDDIDEAYDLADDSIRNPEQQVVLADEGRRIDNCMQELETVHAQAVRRAYIEGLSYIELAKELRVPLNTVRTWLRRSLLKLRECMQR from the coding sequence ATGCAGGGTACAGAGATAGCAACGCTCATAAACCGCGTCGGCATGGGCGATCGCTCGGCATTCGTTTCCCTCTATCAAGCCACCAGCCCGAAGCTTTATGCCATCTGCCTGAAAATCCTGCGTGACAGGACCGAAGCCGAAGAAGCGCTTCAGGAAGTCTATATCAAGATCTGGCAAAGAGCCCTCACATTTGCAGCAAGCGCCGGCACACCGTCGACGTGGCTCGCCGCAATCGCCCGCAACCATGCGATCGATACGATCAGGGCGCGCAAACCCGTGGGCGACGACATTGACGAAGCCTATGACCTTGCCGATGACAGCATCCGCAATCCGGAGCAGCAGGTCGTTCTGGCCGATGAGGGTCGCAGGATCGACAATTGCATGCAGGAACTTGAAACGGTTCATGCGCAGGCGGTGCGTCGTGCCTATATCGAAGGGCTGAGCTATATCGAACTCGCCAAAGAATTGCGGGTGCCACTCAACACGGTCAGAACCTGGCTGCGGCGAAGCCTTCTCAAACTCAGAGAGTGCATGCAGCGATGA
- a CDS encoding DUF2177 family protein, producing MKTYISAYFFTLIAFLVIDFIWLSTMASRLYRPAIGDLLAENFRLAPAIIFYLIYAAGLTFLAVRPALISGQWTTALVYGAAVGFMAYATYDLTNQATLKSWSTTLTIADLLWGTFVSAAAAIIGYLVTVRLVGPLQNPAGVL from the coding sequence ATGAAGACCTATATCTCAGCCTACTTCTTCACCCTCATCGCCTTTCTGGTGATCGACTTCATCTGGCTAAGCACCATGGCGTCGCGGCTTTATCGCCCGGCGATCGGCGATCTTCTGGCTGAGAACTTCCGGCTGGCCCCGGCGATCATCTTTTATCTCATCTACGCGGCAGGACTGACCTTTCTTGCGGTTCGTCCGGCCCTCATATCAGGCCAGTGGACGACCGCGTTGGTTTATGGTGCAGCCGTCGGCTTCATGGCCTATGCCACATATGATCTTACCAATCAGGCAACGTTGAAAAGCTGGTCCACGACATTGACCATCGCAGATCTTCTGTGGGGCACCTTCGTCTCCGCAGCCGCTGCCATCATCGGTTACCTCGTCACCGTACGGCTGGTCGGTCCACTGCAAAATCCGGCAGGTGTGTTATGA
- a CDS encoding DUF2147 domain-containing protein, producing the protein MKINPLIIASVLGPMLAASGAGAADIDGNWARGDGNAKVLIAPCGDNICATNTWIKPGTPEEKTGDRLIMTIKPDETGVYSGTAFDPQRDKSYKITVTVDGNSMTTKGCIVAGLLCKGITWARIN; encoded by the coding sequence ATGAAAATCAATCCCTTGATAATCGCATCCGTCCTGGGTCCGATGCTTGCGGCCTCTGGTGCCGGAGCAGCCGACATCGACGGAAACTGGGCGCGCGGCGACGGCAACGCGAAAGTGCTGATCGCGCCCTGCGGCGACAATATATGCGCCACCAATACCTGGATCAAACCGGGCACGCCCGAGGAAAAGACCGGTGACCGGCTGATCATGACCATAAAGCCAGATGAAACAGGCGTCTATTCGGGCACTGCCTTCGATCCGCAACGCGACAAATCCTACAAGATAACCGTGACGGTTGATGGCAACAGCATGACCACCAAGGGCTGCATCGTCGCTGGTCTCCTGTGCAAGGGCATTACCTGGGCCCGCATCAACTAG
- a CDS encoding SAM-dependent methyltransferase produces the protein MTPFDNLNELSLENTQMRQRTGPEGWLMAKLLNNVSKGRLRVMLPGGGVIEKSGEHEGTEATLVLHRWRALRRLILNGDIGFAEGYIEDDWSTPDLTALIRFAAQNNDAFGGSTRGSLPMRLINRLGHRLNANTKRGSRRNIEAHYDLGNEFYRQWLDSSMLYSSAIFDDTTPTLEAAQLKKLNRIVDKLQLSGGESVLEIGCGWGALAIHLATQADANVTGLTLSPSQLNWAKAAAEKTDKAEHIDLRLEDYRDVEGKFDRIVSVEMFEAVGEAYWPSYFETLKRCLKPGGRAVLQIISIEPARFDNYRRNADFIQKYIFPGGFLPSDEALERAIGRAGLSLTDTELFGQSYARTLAEWRQRFHARWQTISLLGFDDRFRRLWDYYLCYCEAGFTEGTINVGFYTIEHK, from the coding sequence ATGACCCCGTTTGACAATCTCAACGAACTATCGCTGGAAAACACGCAGATGCGGCAACGCACCGGTCCCGAAGGCTGGCTCATGGCCAAGCTCTTGAATAACGTCTCCAAAGGCAGACTGCGCGTCATGCTGCCAGGTGGCGGCGTGATTGAGAAATCCGGGGAACATGAGGGCACCGAGGCGACGCTTGTTCTCCATCGCTGGCGCGCGCTACGGCGGCTTATCCTCAATGGCGACATCGGTTTTGCCGAGGGTTACATCGAAGACGACTGGTCCACACCGGATCTGACGGCCCTGATCCGTTTTGCGGCACAGAACAACGACGCTTTCGGGGGATCGACGCGCGGTAGCTTGCCCATGCGCCTCATCAATCGTCTTGGCCACCGGCTGAACGCCAATACAAAGCGCGGCAGCCGCCGCAACATCGAGGCCCATTACGATCTCGGCAACGAATTCTACCGGCAATGGCTCGATTCCTCGATGCTCTATTCGTCGGCGATTTTCGACGATACGACGCCGACGCTTGAAGCGGCCCAACTCAAAAAACTCAACCGCATCGTCGACAAGCTGCAATTGAGCGGCGGTGAGAGCGTATTGGAGATTGGCTGCGGCTGGGGCGCGCTTGCAATCCACCTCGCGACCCAGGCGGATGCCAACGTTACCGGCCTCACCCTTTCGCCCTCACAGTTGAATTGGGCAAAGGCGGCAGCGGAGAAAACCGACAAGGCTGAGCATATCGATCTCAGGCTCGAGGACTACCGCGATGTCGAAGGCAAGTTCGACCGCATCGTTTCCGTCGAGATGTTCGAAGCGGTCGGTGAGGCCTATTGGCCGAGCTATTTCGAAACACTGAAACGCTGCCTGAAACCCGGCGGGCGCGCGGTGCTGCAAATCATCTCCATTGAACCTGCCCGGTTCGATAATTACCGGCGAAACGCGGACTTCATCCAGAAATACATCTTTCCGGGCGGCTTTCTGCCATCTGACGAAGCCCTTGAAAGAGCAATCGGCAGGGCGGGTCTGAGCCTCACCGATACCGAGCTTTTCGGCCAATCCTATGCCCGCACGCTGGCGGAATGGCGGCAGCGTTTCCATGCGCGCTGGCAGACAATCTCGCTGCTGGGTTTCGATGACCGCTTCAGACGGCTCTGGGATTATTACCTCTGCTACTGCGAAGCCGGCTTTACCGAGGGAACCATCAATGTTGGCTTCTACACGATCGAGCACAAATAA
- a CDS encoding DUF1365 domain-containing protein encodes MTSHFSSALFPGHVMHARFKPKAHRLAYRIYSLLLDLDELDALDRKLRLFSVDRFNLFSFHRRDRGDGSKMELRNQIENAMTAAGMTVDGGPIRLLTMPRILGWAFNPLSVFFCHGRNGSLKAILWEVDNTFGERHSYLIPVETEGAAEIVQRCDKAFYVSPFMDMDLRYVFRVIPPGDKLKIVIDTFDDEGPVLTARHLARRVELTDAALLKAFVTIPFLTLKVVAGIHWEALKIWLKGVRLRKRPRPPSAPVSFIHPSPSQIEAKLHDPV; translated from the coding sequence ATGACGTCTCATTTTTCCTCCGCCCTTTTTCCGGGACATGTCATGCATGCGCGCTTCAAGCCGAAAGCGCACCGGCTCGCCTATCGCATTTACTCGCTGCTTCTCGACCTTGATGAACTTGATGCGCTTGACCGTAAGCTGCGGCTGTTCTCCGTCGATCGTTTCAACCTGTTTTCCTTCCACCGCCGGGACCGCGGCGACGGGAGCAAGATGGAATTGCGCAACCAGATCGAGAACGCCATGACGGCCGCAGGCATGACCGTCGATGGTGGTCCGATCCGTCTGCTCACCATGCCGCGCATCCTTGGCTGGGCCTTCAATCCACTCAGCGTGTTTTTCTGCCACGGCCGGAACGGGTCTCTCAAAGCCATTCTCTGGGAAGTCGACAACACGTTCGGCGAGCGGCACTCCTACCTTATCCCGGTGGAGACAGAAGGTGCGGCCGAGATCGTCCAGCGCTGCGACAAGGCCTTCTATGTCTCGCCCTTCATGGACATGGATCTCCGTTATGTATTCCGTGTCATTCCACCCGGCGACAAGCTGAAGATCGTTATCGATACATTTGACGACGAGGGGCCAGTCCTGACTGCAAGGCATCTGGCGCGGCGTGTCGAGCTGACCGATGCCGCGCTGCTGAAGGCTTTTGTCACCATTCCCTTTCTTACCCTCAAGGTTGTTGCAGGTATCCATTGGGAAGCACTTAAAATATGGCTCAAGGGTGTGCGGTTGAGAAAACGACCGCGTCCACCGTCTGCCCCTGTCTCCTTCATTCACCCATCACCATCGCAAATCGAGGCCAAACTTCATGACCCCGTTTGA
- a CDS encoding NAD(P)/FAD-dependent oxidoreductase produces the protein MFDTEAKRKASRRNIAVIGTGISGLSAAWLLSKRHDVTVFEAADRVGGHSNTATFKTEQGAVSVDTGFIVYNEVTYPNLTALFKTLGVTTAASDMSFAVSLDDGGFEYSGGSGFGLLAQKRNAVRPRFWAMLADLLRFYRNAPRDLPMMGDMSLDEYLSQNNYGDAFRNDHLYPMAAAIWSTPAMEVGRYPAAHFVKFCSNHGLLLLRNRPVWRTVVGGSQEYVKRLNAPFADRIRLSTPVTRIHRLADGVEIANTNGEFERFDDVVIATHADQALEMLTDATQAERRILGAFGYTKNRAVLHTDSSFMPRRRTAWSSWNYVADTRIETGQPSITYWMNKLQPLGAIPDTFVTLNPTREPEKGKIITEETYHHPVFDAGTEQMRQELWALQGLRNTWFCGAYFGSGFHEDGIQAGLAVAEDLGGLSRPWKVADDSGRIVRLNLASRKRTIKLVEAIP, from the coding sequence ATGTTCGATACCGAAGCCAAAAGAAAAGCCAGCCGGCGAAACATCGCCGTGATCGGAACAGGCATTTCCGGTCTGTCTGCGGCCTGGCTTTTGTCGAAACGGCATGATGTCACGGTTTTCGAGGCTGCGGACCGCGTCGGCGGCCACAGCAACACTGCGACGTTCAAAACTGAACAGGGGGCGGTGTCTGTCGATACGGGGTTCATCGTCTATAATGAGGTGACGTATCCCAATCTGACGGCACTTTTCAAAACGCTGGGAGTGACGACCGCAGCCTCCGACATGTCCTTTGCGGTTTCGCTGGATGATGGCGGTTTCGAATATTCCGGCGGCTCTGGCTTTGGCCTTTTGGCGCAGAAGAGAAATGCCGTGAGGCCGCGCTTCTGGGCAATGCTTGCCGACCTCTTGCGCTTTTATCGCAATGCCCCGCGCGATCTGCCGATGATGGGCGATATGTCGCTCGATGAGTATCTTTCTCAAAACAACTATGGCGACGCCTTTCGCAACGATCATCTTTACCCGATGGCAGCAGCCATATGGTCTACCCCGGCCATGGAAGTAGGCCGTTACCCGGCAGCACATTTCGTGAAGTTCTGCAGCAATCACGGCCTGCTGTTGCTGCGCAACCGGCCCGTCTGGCGCACCGTTGTCGGCGGCAGCCAGGAATATGTGAAACGACTCAATGCGCCATTCGCCGATCGCATTCGGCTCTCGACACCCGTGACACGCATCCACCGCCTGGCGGACGGGGTCGAGATCGCCAACACTAACGGCGAATTCGAACGGTTCGACGATGTGGTGATTGCCACACACGCAGATCAGGCGCTGGAGATGCTGACGGACGCGACGCAAGCCGAACGGCGCATTCTCGGCGCGTTTGGCTATACGAAAAACAGGGCGGTACTGCACACGGACAGCAGTTTCATGCCCCGCAGGCGCACCGCCTGGTCAAGCTGGAACTATGTGGCCGATACACGCATTGAAACGGGGCAGCCGAGCATCACCTACTGGATGAACAAGCTTCAGCCTCTGGGTGCAATCCCTGACACCTTTGTAACGCTGAACCCGACGCGCGAACCGGAAAAGGGAAAAATCATCACCGAGGAAACCTACCACCATCCTGTTTTTGATGCCGGCACCGAGCAGATGAGGCAGGAACTTTGGGCCTTGCAGGGTTTGAGAAACACCTGGTTCTGCGGCGCCTATTTTGGGTCGGGTTTTCATGAAGACGGCATTCAGGCAGGGCTTGCCGTCGCCGAGGATCTGGGCGGCCTGTCGAGGCCCTGGAAGGTTGCCGATGATAGCGGCCGGATCGTCCGTCTGAATTTGGCTTCGCGGAAAAGAACGATCAAACTCGTTGAGGCGATCCCATGA
- a CDS encoding DUF1295 domain-containing protein yields MMSVVVALAVLMSLLMAAAWALQRYTGSSGWIDTVWSASVGLGGVVAVSFSDGDSWRRGAVLFLVLVWSLRLAGHIGMRTRGGGEDPRYAKLIEEWGSNASWRLFAFLQIQAVAAFVLVLAVYLAASNPLPFPSIIDVIALIVAAGALVGEATSDAQLSQFRKTPEAKTGVCETGLWRYSRHPNYFFEWLFWCGFPLLAIHAQPWSWLSLAAPAMMYWLLVHVSGIPPLEEHMLKSRGEKFRALQNRVNAFFPGPRKKEDTP; encoded by the coding sequence ATGATGTCTGTTGTGGTGGCCCTTGCCGTGCTGATGTCGCTTCTGATGGCGGCAGCCTGGGCGTTGCAGCGTTACACAGGATCGAGTGGCTGGATTGACACCGTCTGGTCTGCGAGTGTCGGGCTCGGCGGCGTGGTTGCCGTCTCGTTTTCCGATGGAGATAGCTGGCGCCGGGGAGCGGTTCTCTTTCTTGTACTGGTGTGGTCGCTGCGGCTCGCGGGACACATCGGCATGCGGACGAGGGGAGGTGGCGAAGATCCACGTTACGCGAAGCTTATAGAAGAATGGGGCAGCAATGCCTCGTGGCGGCTTTTCGCTTTTCTCCAGATCCAGGCCGTTGCCGCCTTTGTGCTGGTTCTCGCCGTCTATCTTGCCGCCAGCAATCCTTTGCCATTTCCAAGCATTATCGATGTGATAGCGTTGATCGTCGCGGCTGGTGCGCTTGTCGGAGAAGCGACCTCCGATGCACAGCTTTCACAGTTCAGAAAAACCCCGGAGGCCAAAACCGGCGTCTGCGAGACTGGTCTGTGGCGTTATTCGCGTCATCCCAACTACTTTTTCGAGTGGCTTTTCTGGTGCGGCTTTCCGTTGTTGGCCATCCATGCGCAGCCGTGGTCATGGCTGTCGCTTGCTGCGCCAGCCATGATGTACTGGCTGCTCGTCCACGTCTCCGGCATTCCCCCGCTCGAAGAGCACATGCTGAAATCACGCGGAGAGAAATTCCGCGCCCTGCAAAACCGCGTCAACGCCTTCTTTCCGGGGCCACGCAAGAAAGAGGACACGCCATGA